ATACAGCAGGGAAAATACAATTTttctcatacaaattattatattatgaattttgctcaaattgtgtggcatgagaaatgatagttttaaatataaagtttatatactatatatagaaCCATGATCTATAGTTTTATACATATTCATAGTATTACagattttacagaaccatgatattacaaatTTTACATAACcataatatatatagttttatacagatctatagtattacagattttatagaactatgatattacagatttatacagaaccatgatacaCAATTTTATACAGATTCATATTATTACAATTTATATAGAATTataatattacagtttatacagaatcatagtattacagtttatacaaattcATGGTAACACGgtaatatttataaatagtattatatagtatcaaaaccctgatggaccagagatTTACagggagcacggtaccgttgctatacagttATAGTGGTGCAACCATACTTTCAGATAAAGTGTTGGCAGTCGATTGGACCAGAGGAGAGTAGAGGATCCCCCTGGAGTTTGGATtaggctgggtaggccaatcgtactcacAATTACAGTTACAATTATAGATACATAtacagtttgacttaacctggtgagCCAGCCATGGTAAAGTCCAGCTTACGAGCTGTACAacccgatcatgcggggttaattcatgattacagttatccatctaggaaagttttcacagttatatatatacatagatttatGAAAGCATAATTAATTATCatagttaaaagtatgttcaagtAGAAAGTGTGTATTTGAAATGaaataggtgtgagttatgatacaTGCATATACACTGAAATGTCTTTATTGTTACAATTGAATTAATAGTTATGTCTTGATTATATAAAACTCATCTGTCACATACTGATATTAACTTATTCCTACTTTCTAAAATGTGTCTCATCCCAAATTTCAAGAGATCCAGGTAGACAGGCGGAGCGAGCTTCAAGGTAGAGGAGGTTGTGGTACTGTCTTggtttcagggtaagtgtttgagctAGTAGATATGTTTTTGTATAATCCCTAGGGTATTTCATGGATTATTGGGGATGTATTTGTATATGTATGGAGCttatagcactttggtattgtatatataaggtttgaatatttttatgttttccattgcacaGATAGTAAGCATTTATGGACCGGTATATCCTCGGTAGCCCACTTTGGTCCGGGTTGATTATGTGTTTAttatatttggtatcagagctgacataccatattattaaaaaataaaataaaaaatagagcaGAATTCTTGAGTCGTGACAACTAGTAGCCGTTGTGGGTCCTATTTGCGGAATAACCTACTACAATTATTACTTTTTCTAAATTACCATCACCAACTTACacatgataaaaaataaatattaataagcACGTTGAGAATTAAAAAATCATGTTTAAGAATTGGGAATTGAAAGAAATCATTACATTTTATAAAAGGTGTGTTGTTTCTATTCTTAATTCCTaaatttagtttaaaaaatataaaactaatgttaaaacataaaaaatttagacacgggaaaaaaataaaagagatggCAAATGTAAAAATGAGATGTCAATTgatatttttgacaaattttgtagacacctgaagaattatggtaattaaataataaaagaaaagagagaaaaagaaattttaaaggagGACTCagcatggtctcgtcgacgagtgcagaacattcgtcgatgaataggcttcttgggctcgtcgatgtggaCGCGTATCTCGTTGACAAGAATTTACCGAGATGGCTGATTCTAGggcttgaaattcgtcgatgagggttaagtgttcgtcgacgaacctccttcttagactcgtcgatgaggtagCATTTTATAAATAAGCTTAACTCGAGTTTTCAGCGAAATTTTTGATGCAAAatccctctttctttctctctctctctctaaaatcgtctcctctaccttctctctagattttcggctttGTTCTTTactggttcgacgatcggaagttgcCTTGTtactcttggaaagattctcttcaagtctgttggaatAGATCGTTGggtaggccaacttgggcaccatcccaaaatttaggtaaattggttattttaagttttataaagtATTTGGTATTCCTGGATTGAGGAAAATGTTTTAAGtgaaataatactgaaattttgtaaggaaaatgtaaatttcagggtattAAACTGGGAACACTACAGGCATAAGTTTGGATTATGTTTACGTCAGTCTAACATGTTATCAGGGTTATTATtaaaataagtaggtcgttacacattTAGATTCGATAGCAAGCAAAGTAATCATCTTGATGTAGTAAAAATTGTAAAATGCACAATTTAGGAGAGTACCTTGTGTATGACATCAAGCATGGTCCGAAGGGGTGGAGAGTTTACTTTTGCCCTACTTGCAACCTGGGACATTCatataaaaatatgaattgtCAAACCACACACTTTAGTTGAAAACATGAAATCTTATGTATCCAATCCAACAAAATCAACAACACATGGAGACAGAGTAGTTTTCACAAGAACCTCATCCATTTTTATGTACCCAAATGGTAATTTAGGATCACTTTCATCAATCATCAATTTCAAAAGCTTCTCCAAATTCATAGTAGTACTCCCATTGCCTGCCCATCCCCATTGTTCAGCCAAATCCAGCATTTCTGCAACATAGGTTGCGTCATGCAGAGGCCCCGTCCACAAAGGACCCGAGAGAACTAGGGAACTCGAGACCTATAAAAAGAAAGGGTTGTAACTTAATTACAACATCATTATGATATTAATAGCAGTAACTTAATTAGAACATCATTCTAATATACATGGGATTccaaaaaagaaaatagaaatccCTTCGGATGATCCCCAATCCCCATACCAACAACAATCAATGAGGTCTAAGACGATCGCCATATATACTGATTAAGTTTGATTTCTGCCTAATATGTATGGATGAGTGTAAATTCATACCTTTGAATTGGAGCAGGGACAGGTGACCCGACCAAGCTGATCCCATGAAAATGCCTGAGAATGCCCACACTGATGGCAGTAGCTTATGAAACCGTAATGGCTGTCATGAACAGCAACCTATAAATGCTGCCCGCCCAGCCTCTCACCACtaactcataaaatattcaacttcaatatatatatatatatataataaaaaaaatcaaaaatcaaagatCACCTGCTCTGTTCATGAAGCTTGCCACGGCTTAGTCGGAGCATGACCCTAAAGACAGGTCCATGGGAAGAGTAGCAGGAGAAGAGTGGGGAAACTTGGTAACCCAACACCCAAGCTTCTCGCAAAGCTCCCCCTATGAGCATTCGCAAACCAACCTCATTCGAATACGGCATTGGGCGAACATAGGCTCCGTATGATGCTAAAGAACTACACACCACAACACAAACTCCCACTCTTTTTTAAGTAGGACTGCACTGCTGCCCCgaaagatgtttttcactaatcacaaatTACTCATTTTCCAAAAATCCAGAAAGTTTGATTCTATGAGAAGCTAATTGAATTCGTGCAATAGATAATTTGATTAACATGGTgttttttcttttccaatttAGAAGACAGTCCTTAAATGAAAAGCTAATTCATATATGTAAATAGATTGACGAATAAGATGtcctttaaaaagaaaatatgggTTCTAGAAGACGATCCTTCGGGCTCCTGTGCCTATGATCAGGGGACGATGAACTACTAGCCTTCTTGTATTTAATTAATGTTTCATATTAATGCAATGGTTTTCTCCCCCAAAATGAAAGCAGCATTTATGCAACTCTTCGTAGAAAAAGGTCAGGTTCTCAAGAAATCAAAAAACGAACTCAGTTTAAGCATCAAAACGAACTTTAAAATGAAGGAGAAGCGGAAACCACACCGGCACGAAATGAGTTGACGCCAAAACTTACTGCTGGGGTCGATGGCCGCCGGAGGAGTAGCCGTCGGTGGAGGTGATGTAGACTAGCCCACCCAGTTTCAGTGCATTATATGCAGACCTCAAGAAGGACGAATCACTCCCGAACGAATCGATATCAATAAGATCGAAGAAATCTTTCTGAAGATAACATTCCGTCATAACACGGTTAGCATCGAAATGCGTCGCCGCCCATCTCCGCTGCTTGTCCCCCGAGCCTCTCCCCACCCGCGACAAGTTTGACAGCACAACCCTCCTGTAATCGTCGTTCGCGTCATTTGCCAACACAAAATCTGCCTCTGCCTCGACGAGGTACCGTAGGGAACGAACTCCGCAGCCGCACATTGCGTCAAGGACGCGAAGACTGCCGTTGGATTTCTTATGGAGAGAGGCAGCGAGGACGCCGAGGTCGCGGCCAGTGGCGCTCTCGCGTCGGAAGAAGGAGTCTCCGGTTTCGAACTCGAGGCCTCTTTCAGCCTGGTATTTGGATTTGAGGGTTGTGTGGGTGGCTAGGATTGTGATTGGATGAGATACGCGTGGTCTAGGGCTGGGGTTTATGGGTAGTGAGGAGGGGGATAGGGTTTTGCTTGCTAGAAATGTCATGGCGGGAGACACAGGCTGAGGCTCTACCATGACCTTGCCTGGGTTTATTGGCAAAGACATGGTACCGCACGTGACTGTTGTGTGAGCCtcagagagatagagagagagatggaaacgtgtaaatacatttatatttttGCCGTCTCTCAATTGCAAATTTGTCTGAATGGGCATTCAGAGGGTTCTGATTGCCAAAACATCTCTATGTGAGGGAAAGATGATGATGTGCCTGAACTCGAGATTGTCTGGAGTGAGGTAGGGAAGCTAATGTTGCAACGATGGCGAAGCACACGGTTGCAGCACTCTCTTATGGTACTTCTCCAACATTTATAGCTGGGTTTTTGCTAAACGTGATGTGTTATAATTTATCTCATCAATGAAACTGATTGCTATTGTAAGGAATCTTAACTATCATTTTCCACATGGTTACCAGAGAATGGAGAGAAAAATTCATCATAACAGCAATACACCTGCTTATTTTGAATGATACAGGGAAGTAGCTTTAAACTGGCAAATTAAGGATTGGTTTCCAATTCCTTGTGTAAAAGATTTGATCATTAAGTTTAATACCTTTCAGCTATATAGAAAGATGAAGTGATTCCAATTGAGGGGTAAAATGCCTGAGTTTCCATATGAAGAAGTGCTTCATCTGATTATGGTAAAAAGATTTGATCATTAAGTTCAATACCTTTCAGCAATTTAGAAAGATGAAGGTGATTCCAATTGAGGGGTAAAATGCCTGAGTTTTCATAAGATGAAGTGCTTCATCTGATTATGGTACATGTCTCCCAGTAAAGTTATTCGGGTTTTCTTCATTTGAAGCATGAACATATATTCAATCTAGAGATTGTGGCCCTCTGATGGATTCAAAGCCACAAATAACATTATTGTCAAGGATAAAAAGGGCAagccggtgcacaaagctcctgcgtacGTGGGGTCTTGATAATTTTTATTGAGTTCAACAGGTGACTCCCCCTCCCAATCTCAAGCTTAAGGAAATTTGGAACACAAAAATGAGTCGATTTACAGTTGTACAAGGGCCACTAGGTGATCTAGCTTCAGACTTTTTAGACAACCTTAGTGCTTCTTCAATTCATTTTTCCTCTGAACCTGGTACATGCTGTTTTTCATTTTCATGAGTGGCTTATGGCTTGGGAGTTCCTTTATCTGCTCTTAGACCTGTGACAACCAGCTTGTTCCATTTGCAGCATTAATAAGATTGAGAATGTGTTTGTGTTTTGAGCATCTGTTCAGTTGGTTTGATATGGTTGAGTTGATGGGCATTTCTTTTCTCTGTGTTGAAATAGTCGGCTAGTAATAATTATTTTCCTGCTATTTGCACTCCTCTTAAAAAAGAATCCCTTTCACTTGCACTATGGATTGCAGGAACAACAAGGATTGTGGACGGAATAGCCTTATTCATTTGCTTTAATCTCATATAAGGAAATCCTGTGGAAAAAATTAATGCATATCACTCTCTCAATCTCTATCCTTACTCCTTATACTGTCAATAATCATTAAATATTCCCATTTGACCGCAATAATTGAATTCACAGAAGAATGAATTCTTCCAGGAATATCTATATAACATGTACCTGAGCAAGAGTTTCTAGCTGATTAGGCTAGGGCCATTCATTCTGTAGTTGCTGTGTGCACAATTTGTCTACCTGCTAAGTGTTTACATGGTAGCTTCAcctaatactttttttttttgacatataGCTACTCATGTATTGTTTTAAAATTTGTGAGGCAATCCAGTTTTTTCTAAAATTGCTTTTACACAAGCTATAGGAAAACAAATGCCCATCTTGTCAAGACATGAAAAGCTGACCCATTGAGCATTAGCATGATTCTGCAATTGGTCATCTCCATCTTGGTTGCAAAATTGGGTTCTGTCAGAAGCACGGGGTATTCTGATCCAGTCAAACTGTTATACTACATTGAAACTTCTTGGTGAAGAAGTAAATTGATTTAGGCATTTGGTGTTTTTGCAGGATCACTTGAGCTTATTATGGCGTCTAGGCAAAATGCCTTCACCCTCATTTTCCTCAACTTTTCAGACAATAATAGTGTATATAGGTGTGGGCCTTTCCTTTCTGCGATTCATTCATTGCCCAAATCAGATATTAATAAAATTGAGTACATAAATTTGATGGAGCAAAGTAAGCAGGGCTTTCTTGGGCAGAAAATATGCACTTGTTGCAGAATTGAAGGAAAACCAGGGGATATGGAATAAGTCTATTAGAAACTTCTGTTGATTTTTCTAATAAGAAGCCAGTTTCATATGACAAATCACAGGTTTGTGCAAGCAACATTCAGCCACCGAGGGCAAACAAGGCATGTTGATTTTATAGGATGTCCAAACTCCCTAGCTAGACTTTATTGAACAGTTCGTGTCATAACCTAATTGCATCTGTAATTTGTATTTGACATTTTAATATGGTAGACAAGTAGCCAAGGCTTTGTTtgtctacatttttttttttaaatctaatgtAATTACTGGTAACTAGCTGAGAAGATAATACGGGATTCAGTAATGAGGGTGGGTATTAAATTTGTAGCTATATTCATTACTTGAATTAATTAGAGTAATAACTAGGGCAGCAAAAAAATGAGTAAATAGCTAGAATTCATTAATTATGTCATTAATGCTAGCTGTGTCATGTGATAAATATGGCAAGTGTCACAATTCAATTGACAGTTCCTTAGTCTTTTTGTCTCTATTTGCTTATTGATGAAAAAGAAATCATCCTCGGTGGGGATAGTAAATGCAGCACTTCGAGAAAAGTGAAAGACTCTTGATTTGGTGGTTAGACTTAACCAGACTATATTCAATGCCAAGGTCCGGTCCGCCTGCTCTTGTTCATTTCTTCCATTCGATTTCCTTTTTCGCTTGTGATTGACTCAAAATTTTCTTTCGCATCACCTTCTGGTTCGGGAAAGAACTCAACTTtgtcctttttctttttattttttttatttttttattttatatttttgcccCATATGTTGCAGTTACAAGGAATTTTACTGCCAATTTTTACACTTAAGTGGGAAGCTTTGTTCCTTCTGTTCTCAAAAAGGCGTATCTGCTCTCATTTACTTTCCTGCAAGGAACCATAATTCCTTCTCTTTCAAGTCAGTCTCTATTTTCTTTAGAATTGATTCACAGCTCTTGTTCCTAGCATGAAGAAGCTGTCTGAATGTGtgttgtaattatgtgaaaagCCTCTAGAAAACAAAGAGTATTCAGGTCTTGAAGGTTGAAACAAATGTGGACATATTTTGAACAACTTATAATGCAGCCAAGCAGCTGATTTTCTTCCGAAATCACCAACTCTACttgttcttttaaaaaatttttttttggagctTTAAATTAAGTTTTAGATTTTATTTACAACTCCAAGCCCTACTTGTGGTCGAATGTGCTCCTAGATGAATATGTTGTAATCTTGCTTTTCAAGTTGTTCATAGGCTGTCCTGATGACTGGCTTCAATGACCTTTTTAGTGTTGACAAAAATGGTGTTTTATTCATTGAATTCTAACTTCCAGATGTTTTGTTTGCCTTTGGTTGTTGAAGTCTGCACAGGCATATGGCTTGAGTTTCTGTTTTGAGTGCTGAAAGTTTAATTCCTGTTGTTATGGGAGATCTTCAAGCGTGTGTGTCATTTTCCTCCTCTTCATCCTCTTCCTCTTCGTTCAACCCACATCCATTGTCCATTGGTGTGAAATGCTGGCTATTAGCTGAACAAAGGATCCAAGAGATATTATGCACTATTCAACCAACTGCAGTTGCTGAGCAgaggagaaaggaaattatagATTATATTTGCAGCCTAATTAAGGATTATTATGGAATTCAGGTGAGACTTCTTTTCCCCCCTATTTTCTTGTTTCAGTCCAGTGGTGGTATTGTATATGATGGTAGTTTATTTTGGGGGATCTTTTGATGGAGTTTTCCTGCCTTTTACCCCAATAATTAGATCAATCTGGATTTTTTCATCCCTTTTTTATTTCAACAATTTGTACATGAAGAATTTTTCTTGGCAGTTCCTACCTGGGTCTACAGCATTCAATTTGCTTCTCCTAGGCTTGTTTTTTTATGGAGTGTGTGAAGAAGGTATTCTACGACGTACCATCTTACCAAAAGAGCACGCTTACTTCTTTTATCAACTTAGGCTTAGTTTGGCCCTACTGTTGCTTTcgaaaaggaatttttaaaggaATTGATGAAAAGGACCTGATTGGCATTGTTGTGAAAATTATTTGGCCACCTGCGAAAAAAGTGCTGTTAGGTAAAAGCTGATTCCGAATGTTTGGTAAACAAGTTGCAAggtgcttgaaaatattttcaaatgacTAAAATGGATGTGTTTTTTTAGGAAATGTAATTAATGTATTAATAGTTTTGTAATATCAGAAAAAAACTAAGGACAAACCcatgaaataaaataatttgtaGGGAAAAAGGCtagtttttaacttttaaaagcttCAAATCTGTAACTTGCGAAAATTCCCCACCAAAAAAGGCAATAACTTGGCTTTTTAAAAGCTGAAAAATCTGCTTACGAAATGTGTTATGCCAAAATGTGACTTTTAAAGAGAAGTTGAGCCAAaaaaggggggaggggtgaaCTCACCCTTAATGCCAAAGGGTCTAGTTTTGCATATTTGCTCTAGTTTTAATATTTTCCTGGAGAATGTcttgtttatttttttacttaTTATTTAAAGAACAAAAGCAATTATGATAATAAATCAAGGATCATGACTGAAATTTCTATGGGAAGCATCACACATTGCTAGTGCATGCAGCAAATAGAGAGGAACATGTTCATTGCTTGCGATGATCATTTGTATGTTCTTTTTGAAAGATTGTGGATGTATATTTAGATGTtgcttttttaaatatatattataagatCAAGCAAATTCCCCTGTTGGATGTGCAAGCTCATGCAGGCTGTTGCTGTGTCCAATTACACCCTGAGGATTTGTTAGAAGAACCAGAAAACCTTGACTATATAGCCATCTTTTTTCTAACAATGGGATGATAGACATCTTACACCAGGTCATGCATCCAATTACACCCTGAGGAGTTGTTAGAAGAACGGAAAACCTTGACTATATGGCTCTATTTTTTCTTTAGCATTTGGATGATAGACATCTTACACCAGGTCATGCAGTCAAATACAACATATGTATCtgaatgaatgtaatatgggaatGAATTGGGATCACCCTTAGTGTCCTACTTTAACATTTGGTTCTCTTTATGCAGAGGGCTTATTTTTTTCCACATAGTGATTGCTAGACATCTTCTCTTTATCAGGGCatatttttttcacaaaaaaaaagcCATGACCTTTTAGTAGTATATTTATTTAGCTTGTGTTTTCAATTTAATCATGTCGATTCCAATTTTTGTTGTCCTATGCTGCACTGTGATAGGCTGATAGCTGATAGGTTATCTGACATAAAGCTGTTGGATTTTGTATGCTCATGGCTATAATTTAAAGTTTCCATATTACACTATTTTCACCTTAAATATCTCTCAAGTGTGTTATATTTGTTTCAAATATGTATCAGTGCCGTCAAATATTTATTTTGGACATGTGCAGTGGTGTTATATGATGAGTGTCTTAGCGTCTTATTTTTATGTAAGCTACCCTGGACCCTACAcatgtgggagctttgtgcactgggctgccttttttttttttactagaaCATTTGTTGTGACTGCCATTTCTTTGTTTGCTTTTATGTTGGGGTGGATGAATGGATCtgaaaataaaaaacattaatTGATGCTGAAAACCTAGAATCTTGgcatatttaatttattagtttTGACCATAATTATACATTTCCCATTGAAGAAGCTGTGCTGGAAAGGAATTTGTGTATATCATTCAAGATCTCTTATGCAGTCTTTTGTTGAGCTTAAAGAGTgtaaaatccttttctctttggATTTTAGGTGTTGCCATTTGGTTCAGTGCCTCTGAAAACCTATCTTCCTGATGGAGACATTGATCTGACTACCCTCAGCTTTGAAAACGTGGAGGAGGATT
This region of Malania oleifera isolate guangnan ecotype guangnan chromosome 10, ASM2987363v1, whole genome shotgun sequence genomic DNA includes:
- the LOC131165516 gene encoding tRNA (guanine(26)-N(2))-dimethyltransferase isoform X1, with the protein product MPIQTNLQLRDGKNINVFTRFHLSLYLSEAHTTVTCGTMSLPINPGKVMVEPQPVSPAMTFLASKTLSPSSLPINPSPRPRVSHPITILATHTTLKSKYQAERGLEFETGDSFFRRESATGRDLGVLAASLHKKSNGSLRVLDAMCGCGVRSLRYLVEAEADFVLANDANDDYRRVVLSNLSRVGRGSGDKQRRWAATHFDANRVMTECYLQKDFFDLIDIDSFGSDSSFLRSAYNALKLGGLVYITSTDGYSSGGHRPQHSLASYGAYVRPMPYSNEVGLRMLIGGALREAWVLGYQVSPLFSCYSSHGPVFRVMLRLSRGKLHEQSSHYGFISYCHQCGHSQAFSWDQLGRVTCPCSNSKVSSSLVLSGPLWTGPLHDATYVAEMLDLAEQWGWAGNGSTTMNLEKLLKLMIDESDPKLPFGYIKMDEVASRAKVNSPPLRTMLDVIHKLAYPTIYSNRLEENLSKSNKATSDRRTSKEQSRKSREKVEETILERERERKRDFASKISLKTRVKLIYKMLPHRRV
- the LOC131165516 gene encoding uncharacterized protein LOC131165516 isoform X3, whose translation is MPIQTNLQLRDGKNINVFTRFHLSLYLSEAHTTVTCGTMSLPINPGKVMVEPQPVSPAMTFLASKTLSPSSLPINPSPRPRVSHPITILATHTTLKSKYQAERGLEFETGDSFFRRESATGRDLGVLAASLHKKSNGSLRVLDAMCGCGVRSLRYLVEAEADFVLANDANDDYRRVVLSNLSRVGRGSGDKQRRWAATHFDANRVMTECYLQKDFFDLIDIDSFGSDSSFLRSAYNALKLGGLVYITSTDGYSSGGHRPQHHYGFISYCHQCGHSQAFSWDQLGRVTCPCSNSKVSSSLVLSGPLWTGPLHDATYVAEMLDLAEQWGWAGNGSTTMNLEKLLKLMIDESDPKLPFGYIKMDEVASRAKVNSPPLRTMLDVIHKLAYPTIYSNRLEENLSKSNKATSDRRTSKEQSRKSREKVEETILERERERKRDFASKISLKTRVKLIYKMLPHRRV
- the LOC131165516 gene encoding uncharacterized protein LOC131165516 isoform X4 is translated as MPIQTNLQLRDGKNINVFTRFHLSLYLSEAHTTVTCGTMSLPINPGKVMVEPQPVSPAMTFLASKTLSPSSLPINPSPRPRVSHPITILATHTTLKSKYQAERGLEFETGDSFFRRESATGRDLGVLAASLHKKSNGSLRVLDAMCGCGVRSLRYLVEAEADFVLANDANDDYRRVVLSNLSRVGRGSGDKQRRWAATHFDANRVMTECYLQKDFFDLIDIDSFGSDSSFLRSAYNALKLGGLVYITSTDGYSSGGHRPQHHYGFISYCHQCGHSQAFSWDQLGRVTCPCSNSKVSSSLVLSGPLWTGPLHDATYVAEMLDLAEQWGWAGNGSTTMNLEKLLKLMIDESDPKLPFGYIKMDEVASRAKVNSPPLRTMLDVIHKEGYAVSRSHIAANAIKTNCPMSDCIRIAKELRRQLSAQM
- the LOC131165516 gene encoding tRNA (guanine(26)-N(2))-dimethyltransferase isoform X2, which produces MPIQTNLQLRDGKNINVFTRFHLSLYLSEAHTTVTCGTMSLPINPGKVMVEPQPVSPAMTFLASKTLSPSSLPINPSPRPRVSHPITILATHTTLKSKYQAERGLEFETGDSFFRRESATGRDLGVLAASLHKKSNGSLRVLDAMCGCGVRSLRYLVEAEADFVLANDANDDYRRVVLSNLSRVGRGSGDKQRRWAATHFDANRVMTECYLQKDFFDLIDIDSFGSDSSFLRSAYNALKLGGLVYITSTDGYSSGGHRPQHSLASYGAYVRPMPYSNEVGLRMLIGGALREAWVLGYQVSPLFSCYSSHGPVFRVMLRLSRGKLHEQSSHYGFISYCHQCGHSQAFSWDQLGRVTCPCSNSKVSSSLVLSGPLWTGPLHDATYVAEMLDLAEQWGWAGNGSTTMNLEKLLKLMIDESDPKLPFGYIKMDEVASRAKVNSPPLRTMLDVIHKEGYAVSRSHIAANAIKTNCPMSDCIRIAKELRRQLSAQM